From the Streptomyces syringium genome, one window contains:
- the thrC gene encoding threonine synthase yields the protein MSANNGRQASRTHQWRGIIEEYRDRLPVSADTPVVTLREGGTPLVPAQVLSERTGCEVHLKVEGANPTGSFKDRGMTMAITRAKEEGAKAVICASTGNTSASAAAYAVRAGMVCAVLVPEGKIALGKMGQALVHGARILQVDGNFDDCLTLARNLSDHYPVALVNSVNPVRIEGQKTAAFEIVDMLGDAPDIHVLPVGNAGNITAYWRGYREYAADGISSRNPRMWGFQASGSAPIVRGEPVKDPHTIATAIRIGNPASWQFAEEARDESGGLIDEVTDRQILAAYRLLASQEGVFVEPASAASVAGLLKAAELGLVDPGQRIVCTVTGNGLKDPDWAVAGAPQPITVPVDATVAAERLGLV from the coding sequence ATGTCTGCCAACAACGGTCGCCAGGCCTCCCGCACCCACCAGTGGCGCGGCATCATCGAGGAGTACCGCGACCGGCTTCCGGTCTCCGCCGACACGCCGGTCGTCACCCTCCGCGAGGGCGGTACGCCGCTCGTACCGGCCCAGGTGCTCTCCGAGCGCACGGGCTGCGAGGTGCACCTGAAGGTCGAGGGAGCCAACCCCACCGGGTCCTTCAAGGACCGCGGCATGACCATGGCCATCACGCGGGCCAAGGAGGAGGGCGCGAAGGCCGTCATCTGCGCCTCCACCGGCAACACCTCCGCGTCGGCCGCCGCCTACGCCGTACGCGCCGGAATGGTCTGCGCCGTTCTGGTGCCGGAAGGCAAGATCGCGCTCGGCAAGATGGGCCAGGCGCTGGTCCACGGCGCCCGCATCCTCCAGGTCGACGGCAACTTCGACGACTGCCTCACGCTGGCCCGCAACCTGTCCGACCACTACCCGGTGGCGCTGGTCAACTCCGTCAACCCGGTACGGATCGAGGGCCAGAAGACGGCGGCCTTCGAGATCGTCGACATGCTCGGCGACGCGCCCGACATCCACGTCCTGCCGGTCGGCAACGCGGGCAACATCACCGCCTACTGGCGGGGCTACCGCGAGTACGCGGCCGACGGGATCTCCTCCCGCAACCCCCGGATGTGGGGATTCCAGGCCTCCGGTTCCGCGCCGATCGTGCGCGGCGAGCCGGTCAAGGACCCGCACACCATCGCCACCGCGATCCGCATCGGCAACCCCGCCTCCTGGCAGTTCGCCGAGGAGGCGCGGGACGAGTCGGGCGGTCTCATCGACGAGGTGACCGACCGACAGATCCTGGCCGCCTACCGTCTGTTGGCCTCCCAGGAGGGCGTCTTCGTCGAGCCCGCCTCGGCGGCGAGCGTCGCCGGTCTGCTCAAGGCCGCCGAGCTGGGCCTGGTCGACCCGGGCCAGCGCATCGTCTGTACGGTCACGGGCAACGGCCTCAAGGACCCCGACTGGGCCGTGGCCGGTGCGCCGCAGCCCATCACCGTGCCGGTGGACGCCACGGTTGCCGCGGAGCGGCTGGGCCTCGTCTGA
- the thrB gene encoding homoserine kinase: MAGPAFRAAAVRVRTPATSANLGPGFDALGLSLGLYDDVVVRVAESGLHIDIAGEGAETLPRDESHLLVRSLRTAFDLLGGQPRGLEVVCANRIPHGRGLGSSSAAICAGIVAARAVTIGGAERLDDAALLELATEIEGHPDNVAACLLGGFTLAWTEAGAARAIRMDPADSIVPVVFVPSKAVLTETARGLLPRNVPHVDAAANAGRAALLVEALTRRPELLLPATEDRLHQEYRSPAMPESVALVNRLRADGVPAVISGAGPTVLALVEDGAADKVARLAGEGWAANRLTLDAGGTSVLPLS, translated from the coding sequence ATGGCCGGTCCCGCGTTCCGCGCCGCCGCCGTCCGAGTGCGCACCCCTGCCACCAGCGCAAATCTCGGTCCCGGCTTTGATGCCCTCGGCCTGTCCCTGGGGCTCTACGACGACGTCGTCGTCCGGGTGGCCGAATCCGGGCTGCACATCGACATCGCGGGCGAGGGTGCCGAAACCCTGCCGCGTGACGAGAGTCATCTGCTCGTACGGTCCCTGCGTACGGCCTTCGATCTGCTCGGCGGCCAGCCGCGCGGCCTCGAGGTCGTCTGTGCCAACCGCATTCCGCACGGGCGGGGCCTCGGCTCCTCCTCCGCCGCCATCTGCGCGGGCATCGTCGCCGCCCGCGCCGTGACGATAGGCGGGGCCGAGCGGCTCGACGACGCCGCGCTGCTCGAGCTGGCCACCGAGATCGAGGGCCACCCGGACAACGTCGCCGCCTGTCTGCTCGGCGGATTCACCCTGGCCTGGACTGAGGCGGGGGCCGCGCGGGCCATTCGGATGGACCCGGCGGATTCCATCGTTCCGGTGGTCTTCGTGCCCTCCAAGGCCGTACTGACCGAGACCGCGCGCGGGCTGTTGCCGCGCAATGTCCCCCATGTGGACGCGGCGGCCAACGCCGGGCGCGCGGCGCTGCTCGTGGAGGCCCTGACCAGGCGTCCCGAGCTGCTGCTGCCGGCCACCGAGGACCGGCTCCACCAGGAATACCGCTCTCCGGCGATGCCGGAGAGCGTGGCCCTGGTCAACCGACTGCGCGCGGACGGCGTCCCCGCGGTCATCTCCGGCGCGGGCCCCACGGTGCTCGCGCTGGTCGAGGACGGTGCGGCCGACAAGGTCGCACGACTGGCGGGCGAGGGGTGGGCGGCCAATCGGCTGACTCTCGACGCCGGGGGGACGAGCGTGCTGCCGCTGTCCTGA
- the rho gene encoding transcription termination factor Rho yields the protein MSDTTDLMGVNAAGTAGSDAGNASAPATDAPAAPATGASTAPKRRRSGTGLDGMVLAELQQVASGLGIKGTARMRKGQLIEVIKEKQAGSASSAKAAEAAPAEAKPKRRATSKARTGEAAAEKPAEKAAAQQQIEIPGQPSSDEQPAGERRRRRATAPSGSPETATETKTEVKVEERAEAKAETAVDTAEGKAAKSGERQERGERAGKGERRERGERAERGQRGERDRGERGERDRDRRGNRDGAGQAGGDRQDRQQQRDNRGPQGGGQGGPQDDDDFEGGRRGRRGRYRDRRGRRGRDEGFGNEPQVSDDDVLIPVAGILDILDNYAFIRTSGYLPGPNDVYVSLAQVRKNGLRKGDHVTGAVRQPKDGERREKFNALVRLDSVNGMAPETGRGRPEFGKLTPLYPQDRLRLETDPGVLTTRIIDLVAPIGKGQRGLIVAPPKTGKTMIMQAIANAITTNNPECHLMVVLVDERPEEVTDMQRSVKGEVISSTFDRPAEDHTTVAELAIERAKRLVELGHDVVVLLDSITRLGRAYNLAAPASGRILSGGVDSTALYPPKKFFGAARNIEDGGSLTILATALVETGSRMDEVIFEEFKGTGNMELKLDRKLADKRIFPAVDVDPSGTRKEEILLGADELAIVWKLRRVLHALDSQQAIELLLDKMKQTKSNAEFLMQIAKTTPSSGNGND from the coding sequence GTGAGCGACACCACCGATCTGATGGGCGTGAACGCCGCCGGCACTGCGGGCAGTGACGCCGGCAATGCCTCCGCGCCCGCCACGGACGCTCCCGCCGCGCCTGCCACCGGTGCCTCTACCGCGCCCAAGCGGCGCCGCTCGGGCACCGGCCTCGACGGCATGGTCCTGGCCGAGCTCCAGCAGGTTGCCTCCGGCCTCGGCATCAAGGGCACCGCGCGGATGCGCAAAGGCCAGCTGATCGAGGTCATCAAGGAGAAGCAGGCCGGCTCCGCCTCGTCCGCCAAGGCCGCCGAGGCGGCCCCCGCCGAGGCCAAGCCGAAGCGCCGTGCGACCTCCAAGGCCCGTACGGGTGAGGCGGCCGCCGAGAAGCCCGCCGAGAAGGCCGCTGCCCAGCAGCAGATCGAGATCCCGGGCCAGCCGAGCAGCGACGAGCAGCCGGCCGGCGAGCGCCGTCGCCGTCGTGCGACCGCGCCCTCGGGCAGCCCCGAGACGGCCACCGAGACCAAGACCGAGGTCAAGGTCGAGGAGCGCGCCGAGGCCAAGGCCGAGACGGCCGTGGACACCGCCGAGGGCAAGGCCGCCAAGAGCGGCGAGCGCCAGGAGCGCGGCGAGCGCGCCGGCAAGGGCGAGCGCCGCGAGCGCGGTGAGCGTGCCGAGCGCGGCCAGCGCGGCGAGCGTGACCGTGGCGAGCGCGGCGAGCGTGACCGTGACCGCCGTGGCAACCGCGACGGTGCCGGCCAGGCCGGCGGCGACCGCCAGGACCGTCAGCAGCAGCGCGACAACCGCGGCCCGCAGGGCGGCGGCCAGGGCGGCCCGCAGGACGACGACGACTTCGAGGGCGGCCGTCGCGGCCGTCGCGGCCGCTACCGCGACCGCCGTGGCCGTCGTGGCCGTGACGAGGGCTTCGGCAACGAGCCGCAGGTCTCCGACGACGACGTCCTGATCCCCGTCGCCGGCATCCTCGACATCCTCGACAACTACGCGTTCATCCGGACCTCCGGCTACCTCCCGGGCCCGAACGACGTCTATGTCTCCCTCGCCCAGGTCCGTAAGAACGGCCTGCGCAAGGGTGACCACGTCACCGGTGCGGTCCGGCAGCCGAAGGACGGCGAGCGGCGCGAGAAGTTCAACGCCCTCGTCCGCCTCGACTCGGTGAACGGCATGGCGCCCGAAACGGGCCGTGGCCGCCCGGAGTTCGGCAAGCTCACCCCGCTCTACCCGCAGGACCGCCTGCGGTTGGAGACGGACCCGGGTGTGCTGACGACCCGGATCATCGACCTGGTCGCGCCGATCGGCAAGGGCCAGCGCGGTCTGATCGTGGCCCCGCCGAAGACCGGCAAGACCATGATCATGCAGGCGATCGCCAACGCGATCACCACGAACAACCCCGAGTGCCACCTGATGGTCGTCCTGGTCGACGAGCGTCCGGAAGAGGTCACCGACATGCAGCGGTCGGTCAAGGGCGAGGTCATCTCCTCGACCTTCGACCGCCCGGCCGAGGACCACACCACCGTCGCCGAGCTGGCCATCGAGCGCGCCAAGCGCCTCGTCGAGCTGGGTCACGACGTGGTCGTCCTGCTGGACTCGATCACCCGTCTGGGCCGTGCCTACAACCTGGCCGCCCCGGCCTCGGGCCGCATCCTGTCCGGTGGTGTCGACTCGACCGCGCTCTACCCGCCGAAGAAGTTCTTCGGTGCCGCGCGCAACATCGAGGACGGCGGCTCGCTGACCATCCTGGCCACCGCGCTCGTCGAGACCGGCTCGCGCATGGACGAGGTGATCTTCGAGGAGTTCAAGGGCACCGGCAACATGGAGCTCAAGCTCGACCGGAAGCTCGCCGACAAGCGCATCTTCCCGGCCGTGGACGTCGACCCGTCCGGTACCCGCAAGGAGGAGATCCTCCTGGGTGCCGATGAGTTGGCGATCGTCTGGAAGCTCCGCCGGGTGCTGCACGCGCTCGACTCGCAGCAGGCCATCGAGCTGCTTCTCGACAAGATGAAGCAGACGAAGTCCAACGCGGAGTTCCTGATGCAGATCGCGAAGACCACGCCCTCCTCGGGCAACGGCAACGACTGA
- a CDS encoding LCP family protein, with product MADDSKGTRAGSRRRRAGGSRGRRRKPPARRKGWRIAAWALAGVILLGGCGLGFLYFKFNGNLHGVDINAALGKNRPKDVDNGSQDILVLGSDSRAGANAKYGTDEGSARSDTAMILHVYEGHKKASVVSIPRDTIVSRPECKTSEGRTSPAVKRAQFNEAYSIGGPACAVATVESMTGIRMDHFVEVDFAGFQKMIDKLGGVEVTTAKPIHDKWSHLDLAAGTHTLDGEKSLALVRTRKGVGDGSDLGRIKLQQTFIKALLDQIKSVGLFTSPTKLYGLADTATKAVTTDRELASLDKLMSFANGLKGIESNDMHMVTLPVTYDPRDPNRVVPLEAESAEVWDALRADREIPQSALKDGAGTKTDADNAVKQVSAGKGADGKAEKKSPVK from the coding sequence ATGGCTGACGACAGCAAGGGCACGAGGGCGGGATCGCGCCGTCGGCGTGCCGGCGGGTCACGCGGCCGGCGCCGTAAGCCTCCGGCCCGTCGTAAGGGCTGGCGAATAGCCGCCTGGGCCCTCGCCGGGGTCATTCTGCTCGGAGGCTGCGGCCTCGGGTTCCTCTACTTCAAGTTCAACGGCAATCTGCACGGCGTGGACATCAATGCCGCGCTGGGCAAGAACCGCCCCAAGGACGTCGACAACGGCTCGCAGGACATCCTCGTCCTCGGCTCCGACTCCCGGGCCGGTGCCAACGCCAAGTACGGCACGGACGAGGGCAGCGCCCGCTCCGACACCGCGATGATCCTGCACGTCTACGAGGGCCACAAGAAGGCCAGCGTCGTCAGCATCCCGCGCGACACCATCGTCTCCCGCCCCGAGTGCAAGACGTCCGAGGGCAGGACCAGCCCGGCCGTGAAGCGCGCGCAGTTCAACGAGGCGTACTCGATCGGCGGCCCGGCCTGCGCGGTCGCGACCGTCGAGAGCATGACCGGCATCCGGATGGACCACTTCGTGGAGGTCGACTTCGCCGGCTTCCAGAAGATGATCGACAAGCTCGGCGGGGTGGAGGTCACCACCGCCAAGCCCATCCACGACAAGTGGAGCCACCTCGACCTCGCCGCGGGCACCCACACCCTCGACGGCGAGAAGTCCCTCGCGCTCGTCCGCACCCGCAAGGGCGTCGGTGACGGCAGCGACCTCGGCCGGATCAAGCTCCAGCAGACCTTCATCAAGGCGCTGCTGGACCAGATCAAGTCGGTGGGCCTCTTCACCAGCCCCACCAAGCTCTACGGTCTCGCCGACACCGCCACCAAGGCCGTCACCACCGACCGGGAGCTGGCCTCGCTCGACAAGCTGATGAGCTTCGCCAACGGGCTCAAGGGCATCGAGTCCAACGACATGCACATGGTCACGCTGCCGGTCACGTACGACCCCCGGGACCCCAACCGGGTGGTGCCGCTGGAGGCCGAGTCCGCCGAGGTCTGGGACGCGCTCCGCGCCGACCGGGAGATACCGCAGTCCGCGCTCAAGGACGGCGCGGGCACGAAGACGGACGCGGACAACGCCGTGAAGCAGGTCTCGGCCGGCAAGGGCGCGGACGGGAAGGCCGAGAAGAAGAGCCCCGTCAAGTAG
- the rpmE gene encoding 50S ribosomal protein L31, which translates to MKRDIHPDYVETQVSCTCGASFTTRSTVADGTIRADVCSECHPFYTGKQKILDTGGRVARFEARFGKAAAAKK; encoded by the coding sequence TTGAAGCGCGACATCCACCCGGATTACGTCGAGACCCAGGTCAGCTGCACCTGTGGCGCCTCGTTCACCACCCGTAGCACCGTCGCGGACGGCACCATCCGTGCCGACGTGTGCTCCGAGTGCCACCCGTTCTACACGGGCAAGCAGAAGATCCTCGACACCGGTGGCCGCGTGGCGCGGTTCGAGGCCCGCTTCGGCAAGGCCGCCGCTGCCAAGAAGTAG
- the prfA gene encoding peptide chain release factor 1: MFEAVEELIGEHADLEKRLADPAVHADQANARKLNKRYAELTPIVGTYRSWKQAGEDIETAREFAADDPDFAAEVKVIEKQREALTEKLRLLLVPRDPSDDKDVILEVKAGAGGDESALFAGDLLRMYLRYAERVGWKTEIIDATESELGGYKDVQVAVKTKGGNGATEPGQGVWARLKYEGGVHRVQRVPATESQGRIHTSAAGVLVTPEAEEIDVEIHANDLRIDVYRSSGPGGQSVNTTDSAVRITHLPTGIVASCQNEKSQLQNKEQAMRILRSRLLAAAQEEAEKNAADARRSQVRTVDRSEKIRTYNFPENRISDHRVGFKAYNLDQVLDGELDPVIQACVDADSAAKLADAG; encoded by the coding sequence ATGTTCGAGGCAGTCGAGGAACTGATCGGTGAGCACGCCGACCTCGAGAAGCGGCTCGCCGACCCCGCCGTGCACGCGGACCAGGCCAACGCCCGCAAGCTCAACAAGCGCTACGCCGAGCTGACCCCGATCGTCGGGACCTACCGCTCCTGGAAGCAGGCCGGCGAGGACATCGAGACCGCGCGCGAGTTCGCCGCCGACGACCCGGACTTCGCCGCCGAGGTCAAGGTGATCGAGAAGCAGCGCGAGGCGCTCACCGAGAAGCTGCGCCTGCTGCTCGTCCCGCGCGACCCCAGCGACGACAAGGACGTCATCCTCGAGGTCAAGGCGGGTGCGGGCGGCGACGAGTCGGCGCTCTTCGCCGGCGACCTGCTGCGGATGTACCTGCGCTACGCCGAGCGCGTCGGCTGGAAGACCGAGATCATCGACGCCACCGAGTCCGAGCTGGGCGGCTACAAGGACGTCCAGGTCGCCGTGAAGACCAAGGGCGGCAACGGCGCCACCGAGCCCGGCCAGGGCGTCTGGGCGCGGCTGAAGTACGAGGGCGGAGTGCACCGCGTGCAGCGCGTGCCCGCCACCGAGTCCCAGGGCCGGATCCACACCTCCGCCGCCGGCGTGCTCGTCACGCCCGAGGCCGAGGAGATCGACGTCGAGATCCACGCCAACGACCTGCGCATCGACGTCTACCGCTCGTCGGGCCCCGGCGGCCAGTCCGTCAATACCACCGACTCCGCGGTCCGCATCACGCACCTGCCGACCGGCATCGTCGCCTCCTGCCAGAACGAGAAGAGCCAGCTCCAGAACAAGGAGCAGGCCATGCGCATCCTGCGGTCCCGGCTGCTCGCCGCGGCCCAGGAGGAGGCGGAGAAGAACGCCGCCGACGCCCGTCGCAGCCAGGTCCGCACGGTCGACCGCTCCGAGAAGATCCGTACGTACAACTTCCCGGAAAACCGCATCTCCGACCACCGGGTCGGGTTCAAGGCGTACAACTTGGACCAGGTGCTCGACGGCGAGCTGGACCCGGTCATCCAGGCGTGCGTCGACGCCGACTCGGCCGCCAAACTGGCTGACGCCGGCTGA
- the prmC gene encoding peptide chain release factor N(5)-glutamine methyltransferase has protein sequence MNLLLAEVAQATQRLADAGVPSPRFDAEELAAFVHGVKRGELHNVADADFDARYWEAVARREAREPLQHITGRAFFRYLELQVGPGVFVPRPETESVVGWAIDAVRAMDVVEPLIVDLCTGSGAIALALAQEVPRSRVHAVELDEGALGWARKNVEGSRVSLHHGNALTALPELDGQVDLVISNPPYIPLTEWEFVAPEARDHDPQLALFSGEDGLDTIRGIERTAHRLLRPGGVVVIEHADTQGGQVPWIFTEEKGWADAADHPDLNNRPRFATARRATA, from the coding sequence GTGAACCTGCTGCTCGCCGAGGTGGCGCAAGCCACCCAGCGGTTGGCCGACGCCGGCGTACCTTCTCCGCGCTTCGACGCGGAGGAGCTGGCCGCGTTCGTGCACGGCGTCAAGCGGGGTGAGCTGCACAACGTGGCCGACGCCGACTTCGACGCCCGCTACTGGGAGGCGGTCGCCCGCCGCGAGGCCCGGGAGCCGCTCCAGCACATCACCGGCCGCGCGTTCTTCCGCTACCTCGAGCTCCAGGTGGGCCCCGGAGTCTTCGTGCCCCGCCCCGAGACCGAGTCGGTCGTCGGCTGGGCCATAGACGCCGTACGGGCCATGGACGTCGTCGAGCCCCTGATCGTCGACCTGTGCACCGGCTCCGGGGCCATCGCCCTGGCCCTCGCGCAGGAGGTGCCGCGCTCCCGGGTGCACGCCGTGGAGCTGGACGAGGGCGCCCTCGGCTGGGCCCGCAAGAACGTCGAGGGCTCCCGGGTGTCGCTGCACCACGGCAACGCCCTGACCGCCCTGCCGGAGCTGGACGGCCAGGTCGACCTGGTCATCAGCAACCCGCCGTACATCCCGCTCACCGAGTGGGAGTTCGTGGCGCCCGAGGCCCGCGACCACGACCCGCAGCTCGCGCTGTTCTCCGGCGAGGACGGCCTCGACACCATCCGCGGCATCGAGCGCACCGCCCACCGGCTGCTGCGGCCGGGCGGCGTCGTCGTCATCGAGCACGCCGACACCCAGGGCGGCCAGGTGCCGTGGATCTTCACCGAGGAGAAGGGCTGGGCGGACGCTGCCGACCACCCCGACCTCAACAACCGCCCGCGCTTCGCGACGGCCCGTAGGGCGACGGCGTGA
- a CDS encoding L-threonylcarbamoyladenylate synthase yields MARRYDCSDATDRKTGLREAAAAVRRGELVVLPTDTVYGIGADAFSREAVGDLLEAKGRGRGMPTPVLVGSPNTLHGLVTDFSEQAWELVDAFWPGALTLVANHQPSLTWDLGETHGTVAVRMPLHPVAIELLTEFGPMAVSSANLTGHPAPQDCDSAQEMLGDSVSVYLDGGSTPDNVPSSIVDVTGKVPVLLRAGALSAEQLREVVPDLEVAN; encoded by the coding sequence ATGGCACGGCGATACGACTGCAGCGACGCGACCGACCGCAAGACCGGTCTGCGCGAAGCCGCCGCCGCGGTCCGCCGCGGCGAGCTGGTCGTGCTGCCCACCGACACCGTCTACGGCATCGGTGCGGACGCCTTCAGCCGCGAGGCCGTCGGCGACCTCCTGGAGGCCAAGGGACGCGGACGTGGCATGCCCACGCCCGTTCTCGTCGGTTCTCCGAACACCCTGCACGGGCTGGTCACGGACTTCTCCGAGCAGGCCTGGGAGCTGGTCGACGCCTTCTGGCCCGGCGCGCTCACCCTGGTCGCCAACCACCAGCCCTCGCTGACCTGGGACCTCGGCGAGACGCACGGCACCGTCGCCGTGCGGATGCCGCTGCACCCCGTCGCCATCGAGCTGCTCACCGAGTTCGGCCCCATGGCCGTCTCCAGCGCCAACCTCACGGGCCACCCGGCCCCGCAGGACTGCGACTCCGCGCAGGAGATGCTCGGCGACTCCGTCTCGGTCTACCTCGACGGCGGCTCCACCCCGGACAACGTGCCCTCCTCCATCGTCGACGTCACCGGCAAGGTGCCCGTGCTGCTGCGGGCCGGCGCGCTCAGCGCCGAGCAGCTGCGCGAGGTAGTCCCCGATCTCGAGGTGGCCAATTGA
- a CDS encoding arsenate reductase/protein-tyrosine-phosphatase family protein: protein MIAPQGRGIAGPDTYDPGRSGVPTFRILHVSTGNVCRSPITERLTRHALSDRLGDPLTGGLVVESAGTWGHEGAPMEAHAATVLADLGADPDGFIGRELLDEHVIRADLVLTATRDHRAQVISMGHSAGLRTFTLKEFTRLVRAIDHATLPDPEQAGGVVDRARALVQAAAALRGWLLAPNAEADEVHDPYGAPITFFRSIGDEINQALDPVVTALTGVPARA, encoded by the coding sequence TTGATCGCCCCGCAGGGGCGTGGCATAGCGGGACCGGACACCTATGACCCCGGCCGGTCCGGGGTCCCCACCTTCCGCATCCTCCACGTCAGCACCGGCAACGTCTGCCGCTCGCCCATCACCGAGCGGCTGACCCGCCATGCCCTCTCCGACCGCCTCGGCGACCCCCTCACGGGCGGTCTCGTGGTGGAGAGCGCCGGCACCTGGGGACACGAGGGAGCCCCGATGGAGGCGCACGCGGCGACCGTCCTGGCCGACCTCGGCGCCGACCCGGACGGCTTCATCGGCCGTGAGCTGCTGGACGAGCACGTCATCCGCGCCGATCTCGTGCTCACCGCCACCCGGGACCACCGCGCCCAGGTCATCTCGATGGGCCACTCCGCGGGGCTGCGGACGTTCACGCTCAAGGAGTTCACCCGGCTGGTACGGGCCATAGACCACGCGACCCTCCCGGACCCCGAGCAGGCCGGCGGGGTGGTCGACCGCGCCCGCGCCCTGGTGCAGGCAGCCGCCGCGCTGCGCGGCTGGCTGCTCGCCCCGAACGCGGAGGCCGACGAGGTCCACGACCCCTACGGCGCCCCGATCACCTTCTTCCGCTCCATCGGTGACGAGATCAACCAGGCACTCGACCCGGTCGTCACCGCCCTGACCGGGGTACCTGCCCGCGCGTAG
- the glyA gene encoding serine hydroxymethyltransferase: MPVTPTPTRGAPADGATGLPAWGPGFDALLRQDPEMAEILLGEANRQATGIQLIAAENFTSPAVLAALGSPLANKYAEGYPGARHHGGCELVDAAERTAVDRAKDLFGAAHANVQPHSGTAAVMAAYAALLRPGDTALAMSLTHGGHLSHGSPASFSGRWYDFVGYGVREETGLIDYARVRALAREHRPKAIVCGSISYPRHPDYAAFRDICDETGAYLVVDAAHPIGLVAGGAAPSPVPYADVVCATTHKVLRGPRGGLLLCGPELADRIDRAVFPLTQGGPQMHTVAAKAVAFGEAATPAFTTYAHRVVANARALAGALAAEGLTVTTGGTDTHLITAHLGALAPDAAVARGRLAAAGIVLDTCGLPHGTGRGLRLGTAAVTTQGMGEAEMGRLAGLMGAALRGDGPGGAVREAVLRLAADFPPYPARF; this comes from the coding sequence ATGCCCGTCACCCCCACGCCCACCAGGGGCGCCCCCGCGGACGGCGCCACCGGCCTCCCCGCATGGGGCCCCGGCTTCGACGCGCTGCTGCGGCAGGACCCCGAGATGGCCGAGATCCTCCTCGGCGAGGCGAACCGGCAGGCCACCGGCATCCAGCTCATCGCCGCCGAGAACTTCACCTCGCCCGCCGTGCTCGCCGCCCTCGGCTCCCCGCTGGCCAACAAGTACGCCGAGGGTTACCCCGGCGCCCGCCACCACGGCGGCTGCGAGCTGGTGGACGCCGCCGAGCGCACCGCCGTCGACCGCGCCAAGGACCTCTTCGGCGCCGCGCACGCCAACGTCCAGCCGCACTCCGGGACCGCCGCCGTGATGGCCGCCTACGCCGCCCTGCTGCGCCCCGGCGACACCGCCCTGGCCATGTCCCTCACCCACGGCGGGCACCTCTCCCACGGCTCACCTGCGAGCTTCTCGGGCCGCTGGTACGACTTCGTCGGCTACGGGGTCCGCGAGGAGACCGGTCTGATCGACTACGCGCGGGTCCGCGCCCTGGCCCGTGAGCACCGGCCCAAGGCGATCGTCTGCGGCTCGATCTCCTACCCCCGGCATCCCGACTACGCCGCCTTCCGCGACATCTGCGACGAGACCGGCGCGTATCTCGTCGTCGACGCCGCGCACCCCATCGGCCTGGTCGCCGGGGGAGCGGCGCCCAGCCCCGTGCCGTACGCGGACGTGGTGTGCGCCACCACGCACAAGGTGCTGCGCGGCCCGCGCGGCGGGCTGCTGCTGTGCGGTCCGGAGCTGGCCGACCGGATCGACCGGGCGGTGTTCCCGCTCACGCAGGGCGGCCCGCAGATGCACACCGTGGCGGCGAAGGCCGTCGCCTTCGGCGAGGCCGCGACGCCGGCGTTCACCACGTACGCCCATCGGGTGGTGGCCAACGCCCGTGCGCTGGCCGGCGCGCTGGCCGCGGAGGGACTCACCGTGACCACGGGCGGCACCGACACCCACCTGATCACCGCGCACCTCGGCGCGCTCGCACCGGACGCCGCCGTGGCCCGCGGCCGGCTCGCGGCGGCGGGCATCGTCCTCGACACCTGCGGGCTGCCCCACGGCACCGGTCGCGGCCTGCGGCTGGGCACCGCGGCGGTCACCACCCAGGGCATGGGCGAGGCCGAGATGGGCCGCCTGGCGGGCCTCATGGGTGCCGCGCTGCGCGGGGACGGGCCGGGCGGCGCCGTCCGGGAGGCGGTGCTGCGCCTGGCAGCGGACTTCCCGCCCTATCCCGCCCGATTCTGA